The DNA segment ATCAGTCTTGCTGCACTCCAGTATAGAAATGACCCTACAAGAACCCGCAACAAGTTCCATGGCCCCATATCTGACCAGTGAATCTTTCGTATCAATACTAGCTTCAGACAAAAAAGAATATGTAACTAACCCTAAGTTCCACAGCGGCACAGAGTTCTGCAACATAGTATACCACGAAGTAATCCACATACATTATCTAACAGGAAGTCTGAAACCATGGAACTAATATGACATAAATATTGAAAGGGAAACAGTAGTTGCACAGTATTTTTCTGTTTTCATTTCTCAAATAACTTAAAAATGACACCAAAttgtaataataatttgataGAAAACCGTAGTAATATGGAGAAGCAAAGATAGGGAGAAAGAAGTTAACCGACCTCTCCGTCAGAACCTCGAATGGTGAGTCGATACACAACAGTAATGGTTCCATTGTTGGCGAATATAACATCACGTACTTCTCCACACCACCCTGTGTTGAATTCACAAATTGATTCGAAGGtagatatttaaaaagaaattaaaatgaaaacaaaaaaggcAAAGGCAAACCAGGGGCGTAGAAGCTCAACATGCGATTGGCATGGTACCTGGGGCGATGAAATTAGATCAGATGAATTGGATGAGGTTGAGAgattgaaaacaaaacaaaagctaGCAGAAGTACCAGGGGAGGAAAGTGGAAGAATTAGGCGGAGACTTGATGATGTTATGAGGTATACGCTTATTGAGGTCGCGCAGGATTTCAATAAGAGGGCGAGTGATGCAGGAGGAGTTGGAAGGCGAAAAAGACTTCTCCAGGGGCACTACATAGTTTGAATCGGGGACACCCTTTTTCGCATCGCAGTTGCTGTTATTATTATTGCTGCTGCAATGGAGACGACCAAGGAATGGCTCTCTCCCCCAGCCCAAACCCCCAATTACCAACCGCCCGTTTTTATTATTGCTATCTGACAATTGTGAGAGAAAGACGCCGCCGCATCGCAATTGTAACGCCATTTTCCAATTCCAATGCTCATTCCTTCATATTCCATTTATTCGCTTGCTTACGCTTACAGCTAACCTTACCAGTCACAGTACTACCCATACCTTACCTACCTACCAACTCTTCACTTTCAAACAGTCAAAACCTACTTCTTTTCTTTTCGTTTCTTTTATGGGACTCCAGCTTTTTAGTTTCCTTTCTTTTCCTCTGAATTTTAGGTAAGAGgacattaattttttaagtttattcttgtaaattattaataattatcgatataatattattttatatttatatattacatacataaaaaaaattaaatttatttaatataaaaataaataaattatatttattttttaaaatatgtataattaaattaaaataaaagtttcaaatatacatttaaaccacaattagagttttaCGTGTATAGTTAAACTAAATTAGAGTTTTACATGTATAGTTAAactaaattaaagtttatgtataaaattacacattaaactaaaGTTTATGTATATGAGATTTATctcaatataaataaaatatttttatgatatttttagttattttattaataattattttaattttttaaatattaaaaataaattaaaatttctgaaaacataaaatgtattataacatcattttatattatatattgcatacataaaaaaattatatttatctaatataaaaataaaatgatgtattattataaaaaatttatatttcaaaattttaatttatttttaatatttttaaaaaattaaaataattattaagtaattaaaatatcaaaataatattttatttatattttagagtTCAAATCAGTTATTAACCCTCTAAATTAACATATCATATCATCATTTTAATGAAAGATAATATATAAGTGacaaaattataataattcaataacttataaattttaaaagtttaatactaatcttaatcaaaattcaaagccaactgatgtagtttacccttttccTAATAAAGTCCCATGGCTCAATTATTCAATCGGGCTACATAAACAAACTTGACAAAACTAAAGCAGCCAGCCAGTATTCGGGCCTTATTAAGCCCAAAAAAGTGTGACGAGGATGCTAACTAATACATAAAAAGATTTGGGATATGTTCAAAAGCTTAAATAATCAATAGCAAATTCCAAAAGAATAAGTTTTATAGCAGTAAGTTCTACAATTGTATAatatattgcatatatgttttggttgaaatcatcatttaattatataaatcgaatgtaatttgattttaattatttcaataatgaatataacattttgtaattcgaatttagtaattaaatcgGGTATCAAGTGTTACATAGTTAATTAAGATTTcgtaaaaatatctttaaaatgaagcccgtgtgtctgcccgtgtggacaaaatgaagtcaTTTCTAACTTTATTCCTCacccaaatttcacccaagacctgcacttgaaacacacatccaataccaaccatcccaaacattcaaattaaacaattacaTCATTtatcatggcataccattacatgcataagTGTCTAAAAACTTACtttggattaacttaggcattaacatcatttgatcacatagACTTAACATATCACACATGATTGtatcataataacctacttaatcataccaaaataactattactagccattccaatggctagattacaagcatcattagtatgccactaatggccaagttgtcctatacatgccattataccaaaatgattttactaagtatacccaaaataaatagttgatagtgtgacgatgctccaataatctttcaaccttcacgagcttctgagcactataaacagggaaaaataaaacaaagtaagcattacatgcttggtaagtttgtataacagaaactaaacttaccaatctcatttattaaatctaagcatacaatatcatgtttaccATCCATTAGCAATATTGCCTAAACAcaatgcattcaatcaaacatgttagtcaccaaaatcctcataacaatcaagtaaacatagatgagctcatcatgcaatatttcTTTTccagtcattatcatttcatctcataattctcataccaAGTCAAGATttttatgtccgttgaatcattgaaattccgatggatacTAGTACACTCTGGGTGTACGGTTccataatccgtcaattcttattcgaTGGTACCTATTAGGGCGCTTAATCAAGGAATATAATTTctagccacatatcgtataacaggattaccaatccaagctaaatcctttatataacgtatgctcaaaagagttcaattaggattaccagtccaggctaaaccctaatcataatgtatactcgagaggtattatatccagattacccgtccgggctaaatcctttctataacaagctCAATAGGATTTcttgtccgagctaaatcccgttcgcaacaaatgcaggaccttattcgtTTCGGGAAAGCACATgtattcatcggaattcaatattcaatcaagACTTGACCCTTTTTCACCATATCAAGCATatattaaatttctcattatagcattcaagtattgtacatcaatataagtcacattccataccACAGAACATTCAATGAAACATATTTACTtgcccgattaagttacacgaacttacctcgacacttgttcgcgtataaaatctcctaattcgaaaccttttcttttcctcggtctaacctcgaattagtgttttCCGAATCTATACAAATAgctttaattatcaatttcacatatttcatatttatttggactcaatttatatcctaggcaaaattaccattttgaccctaacttttccataaattccaatttcgtccctaggctcgaaaaatgaaacttgtgcaatttaccccctattccaagcctagccaaaatcccattacaaatttttcagcacatatattcataaaaatttagaatttctcttcaatttcacaagttttcattttagtccctaaaccatgtttccatcaaaaatcactttgtaaaagttgtttatctatcaacaacctttcattttctaccataaatttctaatttttagcatataaATCCTTGACctattttccatactttgataacttttcgaattaatccctcaaatagagagattaagctatcctactttcaaaaatattaaaattactaaaaacggaacaagaaaacttacccaattaggccttgaaagtttcttctctctctcctaggctttccatgtgtttttaggttgaagatgatgagaaaataagatgatattttcttttcatcttttaattaattaagtatttttgtaatttccaatttagtcctttctctttttatatatttccttggatgagtcaccaagaatctatatacttttctttaatagtctaattaccatataaggacctctagttttgaattccatggctgtttaatccttataactactagaattcaactttcacattttatgcgatttagtccttctcgtaattaaacacttaattgataaaattttcgtatcaacaTTTTCACACGACGTGCCTATTATAATAcagaccatataatgaaataaaaataaaccttattttcgaATCGGATTgacggtcccaaaaccactgttccgatttcattgaaaaatgggttgtaaCAATAGGTAATTTGAATGTCAAATGGTTGATAATTGCGAAGCTATGTGCTTGTGATTTGGTGCATGATGATGCTTGTTTGGAAAGGCTAAATTAGTTGATTTAAATATGtgaagtttgtaacaccccttgcccgtatccaaggccggaacagagtacgaggcattactagacttaacaatacacatagacaaaaaccgggccataaaatttcatttaattcaaaatttttcgaacacatgcataacaaacaaagctaactatatcatcacatcaaaacataggacatggcacgattaattaaacttataaaccataatggataaggaccacatctcatgattttatacgataactcaatgcagactgatacgtatggtcaaaatcataataaaaatacatatcacaaaccaacttcctatacatgccactcacttgatatttctaatatttgaattaattttcccaaaaatgatagtttgatagtgtgattttgcctccgacgatctccaacctcgagccgacctaccaatactaaagaaatggagaggatggataagctttacgcttagtaagttcatatgaaaataataagcaattactaccatgcttttcaagataaaacactataattgcacaattacacatattcaggataGGCTATTTTCtggagttacagttactaaatcattcatatctgaagctacaaaactccaaatttagtttcgttaattttccttaaaactagattcatatatatttctcccataaaatttctagaatttttggtttagccaattagtacagtttattagttaaattctcccctgtttcagagtactactactctgacctctgtgcactacgaaccaaatttctccctgtacagaattccaacgaccatgcagtttatttccattaaaaatagattcaataaggaatccatccatgtaatgtatgactcttaataatatttttacaatttatggtgaatttctaaagtcagaacaggggatctcgaattcattcagaccctgtttcacaagaattcaaatatcacacaatatagaattcttttgcttccgctgtttctttcatgtgaaaatagactcattaaaatttattttaatatatcatttgcatttttattcaacttccacaatttttagtgaattttcaaagtcatgtaactgctgctgtccaacactgttttaccactaaaattcattcttacataattccacttaatccattttgtcttatcgaaattcacccaattatcgagcacattgctcataatttttcataaacatatacctacacttattcatcatataatcatgttcaattgtatttttacttaatcgattttcccgttgaactcttcggaataataactgatactcaattgccagcacatattttcacacttgtagccaaagctatctggtacgcatagtagcctgcacatagtactacacgtgcgaccaattatccggtacacgtagtagcctgcacttagtactacacacgtgaccaattatccggtacacgcagtagcctgcacttagtactacacacgtgacctaaccatcttatacacgtagtagcctgcacttagtactacacacgtgatcacaattttcaggtacgcatagtagcctgcacttagtactacacatgcgacctcacaatagatcattcgtattgtttttattccgaaggttcaatcgagaaattcctcacttttcaacattttactaaattgtccgtaatcaatttaaattcataatttacatcaaataaccatttgataggcagccacatttcatatgatatcaaaatataataacataaaaagaattgatagattatttatgtacgaatttacttgAAGTGTCGAtttcactatccatagtaccaattgtccattcatagtataataagacacaactcaaatatcaaatcagcatTTAAGattttacataacatatatcacatatcacttgtcatgtatcttcattttcttgcatttcatgtaacattctttcatgtcatatttccacatcattaacaccattccatcaacttttccaatatattaaatcataaaatatatgcaataatagtaagaaatataattcaaatataacattacattattattatcttatgaacttacctcgatctagaaataacaatttaccattttattccataaccttgtattttcccgatttaagcctgaatctcgatttccttcatctataatatcacatttagcctaataattagtcacactattcatacgggtccaaaaatcatatttttaaaaattttcattttgatccctaaacttttgcatatttgcacttttgccccaaggttcggaagttaaacttcatcctattttattatgttttatgacatgctgatcatttttcccttctatggcaacatcaaattctcactctaacatgtacttatgactattaggtatttttaccgattaagcccttttgctcgttttcacttaaaaccgagtagcacaagttgtctaacataatttaaaacctcatattctatcacaaaacaccaaaatacacaaatttcacctatgggtatttttccaaatatgaaccctaggttgaattattgctagcataagctaaatcaagttaccgggactctaaaaatgtaaaaatcattaaaaacgaggctagaacagacttacaatcgagcttgaaagattggaaaccctagccatggagtctcccttggcatacacgtccatggtgaagaagatgagcaaaattggcttttaattttgtattttaattcgttttacccctaaataaccaaaatgcccttactactaaacttttcaaaaattccattcatgtccaatatttgtccataaactttgaaattggtcaaatttctatttaagacctcctaattaatatttcaaagcaatttcatactagaaacgtctagaatgcaagttttgcaactattcaatttagtccctaacttcaaattaagcactttatgcatagaatttcttcacgaaatttacacacaatcatgcaatcatatcatagacctcaaaataatcataaaataattatttatatctcggatttgtggtcacaaaaccactattccgattaggccctaattcgggatattacaaagtTAGTATAATTTGAATGAGTAAAACATGAGATAATAAGCATGTTAGTTGTtcgtattgaaatggtatgttttagccTTGATTATGATTGAATTGGATGTCCAGTTATGCTATGAATGAGTACCATTTGAATTGTGTAGGCGTgtgcaaatttgggtggcaaactggcttagtaaatagcctatttttgtccacgcaGCCGTGCGtatcagccgtgtgtgacacacggttatgttacacggctatgtgtcccctggtgttgaaattgaaatcaagtcagtacGCTCTACaaggcctcacacacgggcgtgtgacctggtcatatggcataagtcagtatactctacaggtttggcacggcctaacacgggcgtgtatggccatttttaaaGTACACGaacgtgtgtgttggccgtgtgacccaagtcagagagttacacgggttggaCATGGGCTTAACCGTTTAACAAaatcatttcacaatttctttctTCCTTAAAACATTTCCAGTCGCATTCCAATTGAAATGCTTAATATATGAAGGTAAAGAAAATGCCCTACAATAGTTTATCATGTGAATCTAGATACAAATCTTTACGAAAAGAAGTTCAACAAAAACAGACTAAAAGGGGTGTATTCCTAGATCatgccaaaataaataaaaacataattaatttgaaaacaaacaaatttgaaaagttataaaatctaataaaaactaGCCTAAAAGCTAGAATTTACTCCTGAAATACTATGAgaactattttaaataattttaaatatgagttataatgtaacaccctcaactcGACCTGATTCATGGGATCTAGATTTCCGGTGTTAACACAAAAAAACTTAAACGTTTAACaaaatcaattcacaatttctttcTTCTAGAAAACATTTCCTGTGGCATTCCAATTGAAATGCTTAATATATGAAGGTAAAGAAAATGCCCTACAGTAGTTTATCATGTGAATCTAGATACAAATCTTTACGAAAAGAAGTTTAAAAAAAACAGACTAAAAGGGGTGTATTCCTAGATTatgccaaaataaataaaaacataattaatttgaaaacaaacaattttgaaaagttataaaatctaataaaaactaGCCTAAAAGCTAGAATTTACTCCTGAAATACTATGAgaactattttaaataattttaaatatgatttataatgtaacaccctcaactcGATCTGATTCATGGATCTAGATTTTGGGTGTTACCACAAAAAAACTTAACCGTTTAAGaaaatcaattcacaatttctttcttctttaaaacATTTCCTGTGGCATTCCAATTGAAATGCTTAATATATGAAGGTAAAGAAAATGCCCTACAATAGTTTATCATGTGAATCTAGATACAAATCTTTACGAAAAGAAGTTTAACAAAAACAGACTAAAAGGGGTGTATTCCTAGATTatgccaaaataaataaaaacataattaatttgaaaacaaacaaatttgaaaagttataaaatctaataaaaactaGCCTAAAAGCTAGAATTTACTCCTGAAATAATATGAgaacttttttaaataattttaaatatgagttataatgtaacaccctcaactcGACCTGATTCATGGGATCTAGATTTCGGTTGTTACCACAAAAAAACTTAACCGTTTAAGaaaatcaattcacaatttctttcttctttaaaacATTTTCTGTGGCATTCCTATTGAAACGCTTAATATATGAAGGTAAAGAAAATGCCCTACAATAGTTTATCATGTTAATCTAGATACAAATCTTTACGAAAAGAAGTTTAACAAAACAGACTAAAAGGGGTGTATTCCTAGTTatgccaaaataaataaaaacataattaatttgaaaacaaacaatttgaaaagttataaaatctaataaaaactaGCCTAAAAAGCTAGAATTTACTCCTGAAATACTATGAgaactattttaaataattttaaatatgagttataatgtaacaccctcaactcGACCTGATAAATGGGATCTAGATTTCGGGTGTTACCACAAAAAAACTTAACCGTTTAAGaaaatcaattcacaatttctttcttctttaaaacATTTCCTGTGGCATTCCAATTGAAATGCTTAATATATGAAGGTAAAGAAAATGCCCTACAATAGTTTATCATGTGAATCTAGATACAAATCTTTACGAAAAGAAGTTTAACAAAAACAGACTAAAAGGGGCGTATTCCTAGATTatgccaaaataaataaaaacataattaatttgaaaacaaaaaatttgaaaagttagAAAATCTAATAAAAACTAGCCTAAAAGCTAGAATTTACTCCTGAAATACTATGAgaactattttaaataattttaaatatgatttataatgtaacaccctcaactcGATCTGATTCATGGGATCTAGATTTTGGGTGTTACCACAAAAAAACTTAACCGTTTAAGaaaatcaattcac comes from the Gossypium hirsutum isolate 1008001.06 chromosome A06, Gossypium_hirsutum_v2.1, whole genome shotgun sequence genome and includes:
- the LOC107901978 gene encoding DNA repair RAD52-like protein 2, chloroplastic; this translates as MALQLRCGGVFLSQLSDSNNKNGRLVIGGLGWGREPFLGRLHCSSNNNNSNCDAKKGVPDSNYVVPLEKSFSPSNSSCITRPLIEILRDLNKRIPHNIIKSPPNSSTFLPWYHANRMLSFYAPGWCGEVRDVIFANNGTITVVYRLTIRGSDGEAHRESTGTVSSSKINMVDPVSAAEEIAFCRACARFGLGLYLYHEE